A genomic window from Streptomyces sp. NBC_01429 includes:
- a CDS encoding polysaccharide lyase 8 family protein, whose product MPLPSARPHPATGSRRAFLATALAAAGAGALSVPLSARSAAADPSAFEELRLRWVDLRLGTGYDPTAEPYASRLAATGEQAARLRATMAPAATSLWPDRPFDPPSGITQSYTRLWTMTRAYAQPGTGLTGDATLSADVVRGLDHLAATVYRPATAPYGNWWEWQIGSPRPLMDITAVLYDRLTEETRAAAHAAVDHFIPDRLLTDYTGTSTGANRVDLCRSVVLRGVLGAAPDRIALARDALSPVFPYVTTGDGLYADGSFVQHTTVAYSGTYGQVMLDGLGLLLTLLDGSAWAVTDPNRQLVLDSVERAYAPLVYNGLAMDSVSGRAVSRGLLASDDQRVPRGDHFHGQGLIAAVAVLAGAASPAERERWSALVKGWIERDTVSPVLTAPQFDVADLARLRALAAAEVPPAPEPTGHTLFAAMDRAVHRRPGWAANIAMASDRISHYECGNGENPRGWHTGAGMLYWWRADAGNDQYTDWFWPTVDPYRLPGTTVSTRRLADRAGGEWGEPRPAVRWVGGVTDGAYAAVGQHLKGLGSTLEARKSWFCVADAVVCLGAGISCADGVPVETVVDNRNLGENGEHTLTLGPGGTHGPHGPRPRWAHLAGHGGWLFPGGADLRTLQEDRTGAWRDINTGGSPERRTRRYRTLWLDHGTDPVDASYSYLLMPGASRRALAARAADPRWLEILDNSADRQAVAIRSLGCVAANFWRPGTVGPLTATAPAAVLVVERGPTATLRVSEPVRSGEPLEIVWDRRVREITGRDPSVEVLEAGRTVRLRITPGTAGATHGCMVSLR is encoded by the coding sequence GTGCCGCTGCCGTCCGCCCGGCCCCACCCCGCCACCGGCTCCCGTCGCGCCTTCCTGGCCACGGCCCTGGCCGCCGCCGGGGCGGGGGCCCTGTCCGTGCCGCTCTCCGCGCGGTCCGCCGCCGCCGATCCGTCCGCGTTCGAGGAGTTGCGGCTGCGCTGGGTGGATCTCCGGCTCGGCACCGGATACGACCCCACCGCCGAGCCGTATGCCTCCCGGCTCGCCGCCACCGGCGAACAGGCCGCCCGGCTGCGCGCGACGATGGCCCCGGCGGCCACCTCCCTCTGGCCGGACCGGCCCTTCGACCCGCCGTCCGGCATCACCCAGAGCTACACCCGGCTCTGGACCATGACCCGCGCCTACGCCCAGCCCGGTACCGGACTCACCGGTGACGCCACGCTGTCGGCCGACGTCGTGCGCGGACTCGACCACCTCGCCGCGACGGTCTACCGCCCCGCCACCGCCCCCTACGGCAACTGGTGGGAATGGCAGATCGGCAGCCCCCGGCCGCTCATGGACATCACCGCCGTCCTGTACGACCGGCTCACCGAGGAGACGAGGGCCGCCGCCCACGCCGCCGTCGACCACTTCATCCCCGACCGGCTGCTCACCGACTACACGGGCACCAGCACCGGGGCCAACCGCGTCGACCTCTGCCGCTCGGTCGTGCTGCGCGGCGTCCTCGGCGCCGCCCCCGACCGGATCGCGCTGGCCCGCGACGCCCTCTCGCCCGTCTTCCCGTACGTGACGACGGGCGACGGGCTCTACGCCGACGGCTCGTTCGTCCAGCACACCACGGTCGCCTACTCGGGAACGTACGGCCAGGTCATGCTGGACGGCCTCGGCCTGCTCCTCACCCTGCTCGACGGGTCGGCCTGGGCCGTCACCGATCCGAACCGGCAACTCGTCCTCGACAGCGTGGAACGCGCCTACGCCCCGCTGGTCTACAACGGTCTGGCGATGGACAGCGTCAGCGGCCGGGCCGTCAGCCGGGGCCTGCTCGCGAGCGACGACCAGCGGGTGCCGCGCGGCGACCACTTCCACGGACAGGGGCTGATCGCGGCCGTCGCCGTGCTCGCGGGCGCCGCGTCCCCGGCCGAGCGCGAGCGGTGGAGCGCGCTGGTCAAGGGGTGGATCGAGCGCGACACCGTGTCGCCCGTACTCACCGCCCCGCAGTTCGACGTGGCCGACCTCGCCCGGCTGCGGGCGCTCGCCGCCGCCGAGGTGCCCCCGGCCCCCGAGCCGACCGGCCACACGCTCTTCGCCGCGATGGACCGGGCCGTGCACCGCCGCCCCGGCTGGGCCGCCAACATCGCGATGGCCTCCGACCGGATCTCGCACTACGAATGCGGCAACGGCGAGAACCCGCGCGGCTGGCACACCGGCGCTGGAATGCTCTACTGGTGGCGCGCGGACGCGGGCAACGACCAGTACACCGACTGGTTCTGGCCCACGGTCGACCCCTACCGGCTGCCCGGCACGACGGTCTCCACCCGGCGGCTGGCGGACCGGGCCGGCGGCGAATGGGGCGAGCCCCGGCCGGCCGTACGGTGGGTCGGTGGGGTCACCGACGGTGCGTACGCCGCCGTGGGCCAGCACCTCAAGGGACTCGGCTCCACCCTCGAAGCCCGCAAGTCCTGGTTCTGCGTCGCCGACGCCGTCGTCTGCCTGGGCGCCGGGATCAGCTGCGCCGACGGGGTGCCCGTCGAAACGGTCGTCGACAACCGGAATCTGGGCGAGAACGGCGAGCACACCCTCACCCTCGGCCCCGGCGGCACCCACGGCCCGCACGGTCCGCGGCCCCGCTGGGCCCATCTGGCGGGCCACGGCGGCTGGCTCTTCCCCGGCGGCGCCGACCTGCGGACCCTCCAGGAGGACCGGACGGGAGCCTGGCGCGACATCAACACCGGCGGCTCACCCGAACGGCGCACCCGCCGGTACCGGACGCTCTGGCTGGACCACGGCACGGACCCCGTGGACGCCTCGTACAGCTACCTCCTGATGCCCGGCGCCTCCCGGCGCGCCCTCGCCGCCCGCGCCGCCGACCCGCGCTGGCTGGAGATCCTCGACAACAGCGCCGACCGGCAGGCCGTCGCGATCCGCTCCCTCGGCTGCGTCGCCGCGAACTTCTGGCGGCCCGGTACGGTGGGACCGCTCACCGCGACCGCGCCCGCCGCCGTCCTCGTCGTGGAACGCGGCCCTACCGCGACGCTCCGGGTGAGCGAGCCCGTACGCTCGGGAGAGCCGCTGGAGATCGTCTGGGACCGGCGGGTACGGGAGATCACCGGCCGGGACCCGTCGGTCGAGGTGCTCGAAGCGGGCCGTACGGTACGGCTGAGGATCACACCCGGCACCGCGGGCGCCACGCATGGCTGCATGGTGTCCCTCCGCTGA
- a CDS encoding GTP-binding protein encodes MDFASSSGGAARSTTSAKIVVAGGFGVGKTTFVGAVSEINPLRTEAVMTSASAGIDDLTHTGDKTTTTVAMDFGRITLDQDLILYLFGTPGQDRFWFMWDDLVRGAIGAVVLVDTRRLADCFPAVDYFENSGLPFVIALNGFDGHQPYTPDEVREALQIGPDTPIITTDARHRADAKSGLITLVEHALMARLR; translated from the coding sequence GTGGACTTCGCAAGCTCTAGCGGCGGTGCAGCCCGCTCAACCACCAGCGCGAAGATCGTGGTGGCGGGCGGCTTCGGCGTGGGCAAGACCACGTTCGTCGGCGCCGTCTCGGAGATCAACCCGCTGCGTACCGAAGCCGTCATGACCAGCGCCTCCGCCGGCATCGACGACCTCACCCACACCGGAGACAAGACCACCACCACCGTGGCCATGGACTTCGGCCGCATCACCCTCGACCAAGACCTCATCCTCTACCTCTTCGGCACCCCCGGCCAGGACCGCTTCTGGTTCATGTGGGACGACCTCGTACGCGGCGCCATCGGCGCCGTCGTTCTCGTCGACACCCGCCGCCTCGCCGACTGCTTCCCCGCCGTCGACTACTTCGAAAACTCAGGACTCCCCTTCGTCATCGCCCTCAACGGCTTCGACGGACACCAGCCCTACACCCCCGACGAAGTACGCGAAGCACTCCAGATCGGCCCCGACACCCCCATCATCACCACCGACGCCCGCCACCGCGCCGACGCCAAAAGCGGACTCATCACCCTCGTCGAACACGCCCTCATGGCCCGACTCCGCTAG
- a CDS encoding YceI family protein, which yields MALFGRRNDSSATATATREADPALAALTGEYTIDAAHSTIGFTVRHAMVTNVRGSFGEHEGYLNLDGANPAASTASIDVSIASVDTGIADRDGHLRSGDFFDAETYPKMTFHSTSVEQIDPETYRLTGDLTIKDVTKPLTIDLEFHGSATDVYGNERVGFEGSATILRSDWGLTWNAALETGGVMVSDKVKLGFDISAVKKAAAAA from the coding sequence ATGGCTCTCTTCGGCCGCAGGAACGACAGCTCCGCCACCGCCACCGCCACCCGTGAGGCGGACCCGGCGCTGGCCGCGCTCACCGGCGAATACACCATCGACGCCGCCCACAGCACGATCGGCTTCACCGTCCGGCACGCGATGGTCACCAATGTCCGGGGCTCGTTCGGCGAACACGAGGGGTACCTGAACCTGGACGGCGCGAACCCGGCCGCCTCCACGGCGTCCATCGACGTCTCGATCGCCAGCGTCGACACCGGCATCGCGGACCGCGACGGCCATCTGCGCAGCGGTGACTTCTTCGACGCCGAGACGTACCCGAAGATGACCTTCCACTCCACCTCGGTCGAGCAGATCGACCCGGAGACCTACCGCCTCACCGGCGACCTGACGATCAAGGACGTCACCAAGCCGCTCACCATCGACCTGGAGTTCCACGGCTCGGCCACCGACGTGTACGGCAACGAGCGCGTCGGATTCGAGGGCAGCGCCACCATCCTGCGCTCCGACTGGGGCCTGACCTGGAACGCGGCGCTGGAGACCGGCGGCGTGATGGTCAGCGACAAGGTCAAGCTGGGCTTCGACATCTCCGCGGTCAAGAAGGCCGCGGCGGCCGCCTGA
- a CDS encoding branched-chain amino acid aminotransferase, with protein MTTPTTIELKPSSSPLSDAEREAILTAPGFGRYFTDHMVTIRWTEGRGWHDAQLVPYGPLSLDPANMTLHYAQEIFEGLKAYRRPDGTVATFRPEANAARFQSSARRLAMPELPVETFIAACDALVQQDKAWVPAHGGEDSLYLRPFMIAAEVGLGVRPANEYLFLVIASPAGAYFPGGVEPVSVWLSENYVRAVPGGIGDAKTGGNYAASLLAQAEAAEKGCAQVAYLDAVEHRWVEELGGMNLYFVYGDRIVTPELTGSLLAGITRDSLLKLAGDLGYASEEGRISKEQWRRDAENGTLTEVFACGTAAVITPVGVVKSASGEWTQAGGEPGEVTLKLRAALLDIQTGKGPDAHGWMHELG; from the coding sequence ATGACCACGCCAACCACGATCGAACTCAAGCCCTCCTCCAGCCCGCTGTCCGACGCGGAGCGCGAGGCGATCCTCACCGCTCCCGGGTTCGGCCGGTACTTCACCGACCACATGGTGACGATCAGGTGGACGGAGGGGCGCGGCTGGCACGACGCGCAGCTCGTCCCGTACGGCCCGCTCTCGCTCGACCCGGCCAACATGACCCTGCACTACGCGCAGGAGATCTTCGAGGGGCTCAAGGCCTACCGCCGCCCCGACGGCACGGTCGCCACCTTCCGCCCCGAGGCCAACGCCGCCCGCTTCCAGAGCTCGGCCCGCAGGCTCGCCATGCCCGAGCTGCCCGTCGAGACGTTCATCGCCGCGTGCGACGCGCTCGTCCAGCAGGACAAGGCGTGGGTGCCGGCGCACGGCGGGGAGGACTCCCTCTACCTGCGCCCGTTCATGATCGCGGCGGAGGTCGGTCTCGGTGTCCGGCCGGCCAACGAGTACCTGTTCCTCGTCATCGCCTCGCCCGCCGGCGCCTACTTCCCCGGCGGCGTCGAGCCGGTCTCCGTCTGGCTCTCGGAGAACTACGTCCGCGCGGTCCCCGGCGGCATCGGCGACGCCAAGACCGGCGGCAACTACGCGGCCTCCCTGCTCGCCCAGGCCGAGGCGGCGGAGAAGGGCTGCGCCCAGGTGGCCTATCTGGACGCGGTGGAGCACCGCTGGGTCGAGGAGCTGGGCGGGATGAACCTGTACTTCGTGTACGGGGACCGCATCGTCACGCCGGAGCTGACCGGCTCCCTGCTGGCGGGCATCACCCGTGACTCGCTGCTCAAACTGGCCGGAGACCTCGGCTACGCCTCCGAGGAGGGCCGGATCTCGAAGGAGCAGTGGCGCCGCGACGCGGAGAACGGCACGCTCACCGAGGTCTTCGCCTGCGGTACGGCGGCGGTGATCACCCCCGTCGGTGTGGTCAAGTCGGCGAGCGGCGAGTGGACCCAGGCCGGCGGCGAGCCCGGCGAGGTCACGCTGAAGCTGCGCGCGGCGCTGCTCGACATCCAGACCGGCAAGGGCCCCGACGCCCACGGCTGGATGCACGAGCTGGGCTGA
- a CDS encoding acyl-CoA carboxylase subunit beta codes for MTVVDETPSGPADARGRVAELHALRQEALRGPSDRATEAQRAKGKLTARERIELLLDEGSFKEVEQLRRHRATGFGLEAKKPYTDGVITGWGTVEGRTVFVYAHDFRIFGGALGEAHATKIHKIMDMAISAGAPLVSLNDGAGARIQEGVSALAGYGGIFQRNTRASGVIPQISVMLGPCAGGAAYSPALTDFVFMVRETSQMFITGPDVVKAVTGEEITQNGLGGADVHAETSGVAHFAYDDEETCIAEVRYLLSMLPQNNRENPPTVVSEDPADRRSEVLLDLVPADGNRPYDMHKVIEELVDDGDFLEIHERWARNIICALARIDGQVIGIVANQPQSLAGVLDIEASEKAARFVQMCDAFNIPIVTLLDVPGFLPGVDQEHGGIIRHGAKLLYAYCNATVPRISLILRKAYGGAYIVMDSQSIGADLTFAWPTNEIAVMGAEGAANVIFRKQIAEAEDSEAMRTRMVKEYKAELMHPYYAAERGLVDDVIDPVETREVLASALAMLRTKHADLPSRKHGNPPQ; via the coding sequence ATGACCGTAGTGGACGAGACGCCGAGCGGGCCCGCTGACGCCCGGGGCCGTGTGGCCGAATTGCACGCGCTGCGCCAGGAGGCCCTCCGGGGCCCCAGCGACCGCGCCACCGAGGCCCAGCGAGCCAAGGGCAAGCTGACCGCCCGCGAGCGCATCGAGCTGCTGCTCGACGAGGGCTCCTTCAAAGAGGTCGAGCAGCTGCGCAGGCACCGCGCGACCGGCTTCGGCCTGGAGGCCAAGAAGCCGTACACGGACGGTGTCATCACCGGCTGGGGCACGGTCGAGGGCCGCACGGTCTTCGTCTACGCCCACGACTTCCGGATCTTCGGCGGCGCGCTGGGCGAGGCCCACGCCACCAAGATCCACAAGATCATGGACATGGCCATCTCGGCCGGTGCCCCGCTGGTCTCGCTGAACGACGGCGCCGGCGCCCGTATCCAGGAGGGCGTCTCCGCGCTCGCCGGCTACGGCGGCATCTTCCAGCGCAACACCCGCGCCTCCGGTGTCATCCCGCAGATCAGCGTGATGCTCGGCCCGTGCGCGGGCGGCGCCGCCTACAGCCCGGCCCTCACCGACTTCGTCTTCATGGTCCGCGAGACCTCGCAGATGTTCATCACGGGCCCCGACGTGGTCAAGGCCGTCACCGGTGAGGAGATTACCCAGAACGGCCTCGGCGGCGCCGATGTGCACGCCGAGACCTCGGGCGTCGCGCACTTCGCGTACGACGACGAGGAGACCTGCATCGCCGAGGTGCGCTACCTCCTGTCGATGCTCCCGCAGAACAACCGCGAGAACCCGCCGACGGTCGTCTCCGAGGACCCGGCCGACCGCCGCTCCGAGGTGCTGCTCGACCTGGTTCCCGCCGACGGCAACCGCCCGTACGACATGCACAAGGTGATCGAGGAGCTCGTCGACGACGGCGACTTCCTGGAGATCCACGAGCGCTGGGCCCGCAACATCATCTGCGCCCTGGCCCGGATCGACGGTCAGGTCATCGGCATCGTGGCCAACCAGCCGCAGTCCCTCGCCGGGGTCCTGGACATCGAGGCGTCCGAGAAGGCTGCGCGCTTTGTCCAGATGTGCGACGCTTTCAATATCCCGATCGTCACGCTGCTGGACGTGCCCGGCTTCCTGCCCGGCGTCGACCAGGAGCACGGCGGGATCATCCGGCACGGTGCCAAGCTGCTGTACGCCTACTGCAACGCCACCGTGCCCCGGATCTCCCTGATCCTGCGCAAGGCATACGGAGGCGCCTACATCGTCATGGACTCCCAGTCCATCGGGGCCGACCTCACCTTCGCCTGGCCCACCAACGAGATCGCGGTGATGGGCGCGGAAGGCGCGGCCAACGTCATCTTCCGCAAGCAGATCGCCGAGGCCGAGGACTCCGAGGCCATGCGCACCCGCATGGTCAAGGAGTACAAGGCCGAGCTGATGCACCCCTACTACGCGGCGGAGCGCGGGCTGGTCGACGACGTCATCGACCCCGTGGAGACCCGCGAGGTGCTCGCGAGCGCGCTCGCGATGCTCCGTACGAAACACGCCGACCTGCCGTCCCGCAAGCACGGCAACCCCCCGCAGTGA
- the cimA gene encoding citramalate synthase, whose amino-acid sequence MTTESAETDDSFHVFDTTLRDGAQREGINLTVADKLAIARHLDDFGVGFIEGGWPGANPRDTEFFARAQQEIDFRHAQLVAFGSTRRPGAKASEDPQVRALVESGAPVVTLVAKAHDRHVELALRTTLDENVAMVRDTVAHLREQGRRVFVDCEHFFDGYRANPEYAKSVVRAAAEAGADVVVLCDTNGGMLPAQIHAVVATVLADTGARLGIHAQDDTGCAVANTLAAVDAGATHVQCTANGYGERVGNANLFPVVAALELKYDKRVLPEGALAEMTRISHAVAEIVNLAPSTHQPYVGVSAFAHKGGLHASAIKVDPDLYQHIAPELVGNTMRMLVSDMAGRASVELKGKELGIDLGGDRDLVGRVVGRVKERELKGYTYEAADASFELMLREEVEGRVRGYFRTESWRAIVEDRPDGTHANEATVKLWAKGERIVSTAEGNGPVNALDRAMRNGLERIYPQLAKFELVDYKVRILEGRHGTESTTRVLITTGDGGTEWSTVGVGENVIAASWQALEDAYTYGLLRAGVEPAE is encoded by the coding sequence ATGACCACAGAGTCCGCGGAGACCGACGACAGTTTTCATGTCTTCGACACGACGCTGCGCGACGGCGCACAGCGCGAAGGCATCAACCTCACGGTCGCCGACAAGCTGGCCATCGCCCGGCATCTGGACGACTTCGGGGTGGGCTTCATCGAGGGCGGCTGGCCCGGCGCCAACCCGCGCGACACCGAGTTCTTCGCGCGGGCCCAGCAGGAGATCGACTTCCGGCACGCCCAGCTCGTCGCCTTCGGCTCCACCCGCAGGCCCGGCGCCAAGGCATCCGAGGACCCCCAGGTCAGAGCGCTGGTCGAGTCCGGGGCGCCGGTGGTGACCCTGGTCGCCAAGGCACACGACCGCCATGTCGAACTGGCGCTGCGCACGACCCTCGACGAGAACGTGGCGATGGTCCGCGACACCGTCGCCCACCTGCGCGAACAGGGCCGCCGGGTCTTCGTCGACTGCGAGCACTTCTTCGACGGCTACCGCGCCAACCCCGAGTACGCCAAGTCCGTCGTACGGGCCGCCGCCGAGGCGGGCGCCGATGTCGTCGTCCTGTGCGACACCAACGGCGGGATGCTGCCCGCGCAGATCCACGCCGTCGTCGCCACCGTGCTCGCCGACACCGGCGCCCGGCTCGGCATCCACGCCCAGGACGACACCGGCTGCGCCGTCGCCAACACCCTCGCGGCGGTCGACGCGGGCGCCACCCACGTCCAGTGCACGGCCAACGGATACGGCGAGCGCGTCGGCAACGCCAACCTCTTCCCGGTCGTCGCCGCCCTGGAGCTGAAGTACGACAAGCGCGTGCTGCCCGAGGGCGCGCTCGCCGAGATGACCCGGATCTCGCACGCCGTCGCCGAGATCGTCAACCTCGCCCCCTCCACCCACCAGCCGTACGTCGGGGTCTCGGCCTTCGCCCACAAGGGCGGACTGCACGCCTCCGCGATCAAGGTCGACCCCGACCTGTACCAGCACATCGCGCCCGAGCTGGTCGGCAACACCATGCGGATGCTCGTCTCCGACATGGCGGGCCGCGCCTCCGTCGAGCTGAAGGGCAAGGAGCTGGGCATCGACCTCGGCGGCGACCGCGATCTGGTCGGCCGGGTCGTCGGCCGGGTCAAGGAGCGCGAGCTGAAGGGCTACACGTACGAGGCGGCCGACGCCTCCTTCGAGCTGATGCTCCGCGAGGAGGTCGAGGGCCGGGTCCGCGGCTACTTCCGCACGGAGTCCTGGCGCGCGATCGTCGAGGACCGCCCCGACGGCACGCACGCCAACGAGGCCACCGTGAAGCTGTGGGCCAAGGGCGAGCGCATCGTCTCCACCGCCGAGGGCAACGGCCCGGTCAATGCGCTGGACCGGGCCATGCGCAACGGTCTGGAGCGGATCTACCCGCAGCTGGCCAAGTTCGAGCTGGTGGACTACAAGGTCCGCATCCTCGAAGGCAGGCACGGTACGGAGTCCACCACCCGGGTCCTGATCACCACGGGCGACGGCGGCACCGAGTGGTCCACGGTCGGTGTCGGCGAGAACGTCATCGCGGCCTCCTGGCAGGCGCTGGAGGACGCGTACACGTACGGACTGCTGCGCGCCGGGGTCGAACCGGCGGAGTGA
- a CDS encoding acyl-CoA carboxylase subunit epsilon, whose product MSDPTNDSLLRVEKGQAGPEELAAITAILMARAASRPQTADAAAHRGRSTAGWRRLERTPGFRAPHSWQG is encoded by the coding sequence ATGAGCGATCCCACGAACGATTCCCTGCTGCGCGTCGAGAAGGGCCAGGCCGGCCCGGAGGAACTCGCCGCCATCACCGCGATCCTGATGGCCCGCGCCGCCTCCCGGCCGCAGACCGCCGACGCCGCCGCCCACCGCGGCCGCTCCACGGCCGGCTGGCGCCGGCTGGAGCGCACCCCCGGGTTCCGCGCCCCGCACAGCTGGCAGGGCTGA
- a CDS encoding glycoside hydrolase family 64 protein, producing the protein MISRRLFLSGTAAAATALTYPVWGSALSPHASAAPETCEIALQNKSLPGAVSAYVTGHDAATNGWVLLRADGSVYRPESPGAPQTPLPVDCAIPLNPAGGEPVVLRLPQMFGARVYFVRDDKLDFFLNPGPSLVEPAFATEADPNYDRTWSFCEFTFNSDQLFSNISYVDLVTGLPIGITLEGDATHTVAPLPEGALQKIADGLTEQAAVDGHPWDKLVLRGSDGKVLRVISPQNLAGETPFEHVFDSYVDQVWEKYRSTDLKIDLQGGRGVFTGRVSGDVLTFNGGHTFTKPTSMDIFTCNSGPFANNPEDSDDKKGLLARLGAAFSRSTVLSHADQPNGATAADYYQDPATNHFARVVHANTPIGYAFPYDDVQPDGQPDVSGAAHDGNPRRWTVTVGS; encoded by the coding sequence GTGATATCCCGCCGACTGTTCCTCTCCGGCACGGCCGCCGCCGCGACGGCCCTCACGTACCCCGTCTGGGGAAGCGCCCTGAGCCCCCACGCCTCGGCCGCCCCGGAGACCTGCGAAATCGCCCTCCAGAACAAGTCGTTGCCCGGTGCGGTCAGCGCGTACGTCACCGGCCACGACGCCGCCACCAACGGCTGGGTGCTGCTGCGCGCCGACGGCAGCGTCTACCGGCCGGAGTCGCCCGGCGCCCCGCAGACCCCGCTGCCGGTCGACTGCGCGATCCCGCTGAACCCGGCGGGCGGCGAGCCGGTCGTGCTGAGGCTGCCTCAGATGTTCGGCGCGCGCGTCTACTTCGTACGCGACGACAAGCTGGACTTCTTCCTCAACCCCGGGCCCTCGCTGGTCGAGCCGGCGTTCGCGACCGAGGCGGACCCGAACTACGACCGCACCTGGTCCTTCTGCGAGTTCACCTTCAACTCGGACCAGCTCTTCTCCAACATCAGCTACGTCGACCTGGTGACGGGGCTGCCCATCGGCATCACCCTGGAGGGCGACGCCACGCATACGGTCGCCCCGCTGCCGGAGGGCGCCCTCCAGAAGATCGCGGACGGGCTCACCGAGCAGGCGGCGGTGGACGGCCACCCGTGGGACAAGCTGGTCCTGCGCGGCAGCGACGGCAAGGTCCTGCGGGTGATCTCCCCGCAGAACCTGGCGGGTGAGACCCCGTTCGAGCACGTCTTCGACAGCTATGTCGACCAGGTCTGGGAGAAGTACCGCTCGACGGATCTGAAGATCGACCTCCAGGGCGGCCGGGGCGTGTTCACCGGCCGGGTCAGCGGCGATGTCCTCACCTTCAACGGCGGGCACACCTTCACCAAGCCGACCTCGATGGACATCTTCACCTGCAACAGCGGCCCGTTCGCCAACAACCCCGAGGACTCGGACGACAAGAAGGGGCTGCTCGCCCGGCTCGGGGCCGCCTTCAGCCGCTCGACGGTCCTCAGCCACGCCGACCAGCCGAACGGCGCCACGGCGGCGGACTACTACCAGGACCCGGCCACCAACCACTTCGCCCGGGTGGTGCACGCCAACACCCCGATCGGCTACGCCTTCCCGTACGACGACGTCCAGCCCGACGGCCAGCCGGACGTCTCGGGCGCGGCCCACGACGGCAACCCGCGCCGCTGGACGGTGACCGTCGGCTCCTGA
- a CDS encoding 3-isopropylmalate dehydrogenase: MSRSLSLAVIPGDGIGREVVAQGLKVLESVLPQDVKLETTEFDLGASRWHRTGETLPDADLDALKDHDAILLGAIGDPSVPSGVLERGLLLKLRFAFDHYVNLRPSKLFPNTSTPLAGRPEIDFVVVREGTEGPYTGNGGSLRTGTPAEVATEVSLNTAYGVERVVRDAYERANSRPRKKLTLVHKNNVLVYAGHLWKNIFDRVGQEYPEVTTDYLHVDAATIFFVTQPERFDVIVTDNLFGDILTDLAAAVTGGIGLAASANINPDRTFPSMFEPVHGSAPDIAGQGKADPTATILSVALLLRHLGFDAEAVRIEEAVAADLAGRDGTAASARTTDEIGDALAVRVAS; this comes from the coding sequence ATGTCTCGCAGCCTCAGTCTCGCAGTGATCCCCGGTGACGGCATCGGCCGGGAAGTCGTGGCCCAGGGCCTCAAGGTCCTTGAGTCCGTCCTCCCGCAGGACGTGAAACTGGAGACGACGGAGTTCGACCTCGGCGCCAGCCGCTGGCACCGCACCGGAGAGACCCTCCCGGACGCGGACCTCGACGCGCTCAAGGACCACGACGCGATCCTGCTCGGCGCGATCGGCGACCCGTCCGTGCCGTCCGGCGTCCTGGAGCGCGGACTGCTGCTCAAGCTGCGCTTCGCCTTCGACCACTACGTGAACCTGCGTCCGTCGAAGCTCTTCCCGAACACGTCGACCCCGCTGGCCGGCCGGCCCGAGATCGACTTCGTCGTCGTGCGCGAGGGCACCGAGGGCCCCTACACGGGCAACGGCGGCTCCCTGCGCACCGGCACGCCCGCCGAGGTGGCCACCGAGGTGAGCCTCAATACGGCATACGGCGTGGAGCGCGTCGTGCGCGACGCGTACGAGCGGGCCAACTCCCGTCCCCGCAAGAAGCTGACGCTGGTCCACAAGAACAACGTCCTCGTCTACGCGGGCCACCTGTGGAAGAACATCTTCGACCGCGTGGGCCAGGAGTACCCCGAGGTCACCACCGACTATCTGCACGTCGACGCGGCGACGATCTTCTTCGTCACCCAGCCCGAGCGCTTCGACGTGATCGTCACCGACAACCTCTTCGGTGACATCCTCACCGACCTGGCCGCCGCCGTGACCGGCGGTATCGGCCTGGCCGCGTCCGCGAACATCAATCCGGACCGCACGTTCCCGTCCATGTTCGAGCCGGTCCACGGATCGGCCCCGGACATCGCGGGCCAGGGGAAGGCCGACCCCACGGCCACCATCCTCTCCGTCGCCCTGCTGCTGCGGCACCTCGGCTTCGACGCCGAGGCCGTCCGGATCGAGGAGGCCGTCGCGGCCGACCTCGCCGGGCGTGACGGTACGGCGGCCTCCGCGCGTACGACCGACGAGATCGGTGACGCGCTCGCCGTACGAGTAGCGAGCTGA